A single region of the Dehalococcoidia bacterium genome encodes:
- a CDS encoding LLM class flavin-dependent oxidoreductase yields the protein AMKLHWFHLMPYPDLPDDFKEKHRSVWVDVDSRLFDPVRGHEVYNEYLDELEYAADMGFDGICVNEHHQNAYGLMPSPNIMAAALSRRATKPAIIVLGNSIALYNPPVRVAEEFAMLDCITGGRLVAGFPVGTSMDTNFAYGQTPITLREKYQEAHDLILRAWTDPDPFVWNGKYNQLRYVNIWPRPLQKPHPPIWIPGGGSIETWEWVTERGYLYAYLSYFGYKRGQSVMNGFWNQVEKMGVEPNPYRAGFLQLAAVSETDAQAEEDYSEAANYFYERCLHVYNGFADAPGYRTMRTLEAGIMAQVGAQAAAVRRDLTWKDYVEQGYIVAGSPESVTEQLREVIKGLRVGHLMMLLQFGNMPRDKVMKNTRLFAEKVMPNLRDLWPEWEDHWWIKPLPESRRARPGEAKVAAK from the coding sequence GCCATGAAGCTGCACTGGTTCCACCTCATGCCCTATCCGGACCTGCCGGACGACTTCAAGGAGAAGCACCGCAGCGTCTGGGTCGATGTCGACTCCCGCCTCTTCGACCCCGTCCGCGGACACGAGGTCTACAACGAGTACCTCGACGAACTGGAGTACGCGGCGGACATGGGCTTCGACGGCATCTGCGTCAACGAGCATCACCAGAACGCCTATGGCCTCATGCCCTCGCCGAACATCATGGCGGCGGCTCTTTCGCGCCGCGCCACGAAGCCCGCGATCATCGTCCTCGGCAACAGCATCGCCCTCTACAACCCTCCCGTGCGGGTGGCCGAGGAGTTCGCGATGCTCGACTGCATCACCGGCGGCCGCCTGGTCGCCGGCTTCCCCGTCGGCACCTCCATGGACACCAACTTCGCCTACGGCCAGACCCCGATAACCCTGCGCGAAAAGTACCAGGAAGCGCACGACCTCATCCTGCGCGCCTGGACCGACCCCGACCCCTTCGTCTGGAATGGCAAGTACAACCAGCTTCGGTACGTGAACATCTGGCCGCGGCCCCTCCAGAAGCCGCACCCGCCCATCTGGATCCCGGGCGGCGGCAGCATCGAGACCTGGGAGTGGGTCACCGAGCGCGGGTATCTCTACGCCTACCTGAGCTACTTCGGCTACAAGCGCGGCCAGTCGGTCATGAACGGCTTCTGGAACCAGGTGGAGAAGATGGGCGTCGAGCCCAACCCCTACCGCGCCGGCTTCTTGCAGCTGGCGGCCGTCTCCGAGACGGACGCCCAGGCCGAAGAAGACTACTCGGAGGCCGCCAACTACTTCTACGAGCGCTGCCTGCACGTCTACAACGGCTTCGCCGACGCCCCTGGCTACCGCACGATGCGCACCCTCGAGGCCGGCATCATGGCCCAGGTCGGCGCGCAGGCGGCCGCCGTCCGCCGCGACCTCACCTGGAAGGACTACGTGGAACAGGGCTACATCGTCGCCGGCAGCCCGGAGTCAGTCACCGAGCAGCTGCGCGAGGTCATCAAGGGCCTGCGTGTCGGCCACCTCATGATGCTGCTGCAGTTCGGCAACATGCCGCGCGACAAGGTCATGAAGAACACCCGCCTCTTCGCGGAAAAGGTGATGCCCAACCTGCGCGACCTCTGGCCGGAGTGGGAGGACCACTGGTGGATCAAACCCCTCCCGGAGTCCCGCCGCGCCCGGCCCGGAGAGGCGAAGGTCGCCGCGAAGTAA